One Dunckerocampus dactyliophorus isolate RoL2022-P2 chromosome 15, RoL_Ddac_1.1, whole genome shotgun sequence genomic window, cattttggcaaaatggaccagtgtgctgcatcattttttcactttcatttttggggtgtctttgatatcccccctctatagggtgatcattttcatttctatcaaattatgtggcctcattttgttactaatacatcacccacttattatcaggaaagatattcaagaccATTTCCCACCCactttagatctgatgtgttttcgaagtgttcctctaatttttttgagcagtgtatttgtCAGtggcaacacagctgaacacaaaatgcaccttttattattaagggaggaaaaagtgTGTGAAAAAGAAACCTATGagcaatatttgtgtttttaattgttaattgtggcggggtacaccctggactggtcgccagtcaatcacagggcacatacagtatagacaatcattcacactcacattcataccaatggacaatttagagtcggcaattatcctatcatgcatgtttttggaatgtgggaggaaaccggagtacctggagaaaatccATGCACACATGGGAAGAACAcgcgaactccacacagagatgcccaacaaagattcttcccgatctcctgactgtgtggccaacatgctaaccactaggccaccatgcgccggcctggaagacttgttgtgataaatggaaccatgaattctgctgtctaccaaaatgtcctgaaggagaatgtccggccatctgttcttgGGCTCTGCAGCAGGGCTctgcatccaaaacacaccagcaagtccacttctgaatggctgaagaaaaacaaaatgaagactttggagtggcctagtcaaagtactgacctgaatcctattgagatgctgtggcatgaccttaaaaaggcacctcatgctggaaaaccctcccatgtggctgaattacaacaattctgcaaagatgagtgggcaaaaatttctccacagcgctgtaagagactcattgcaagttatcacaaatgctttaTTGCAGTTGTCGCTGCTAAGtgttcactttttcacacagggccatgtaggtaggatttttttctgccttaataataaaaagtttcatttaaaaactgcattttgcgttaaggttgtgttgtcatcgactaatatttaaatttgtttgatctgaaacatttaagtgtaacaactgtccatccatccattttcctccgcttatccgggtccggttCACGGGGGCAATAGTCTCAGTAGAGAAGCCCaaacacatttaagtgtgacagacatgcaaaaaataagaaatcaggaaggggaaaaacactttttcacataaatTTAGTTTTACTTGACCGATTTTGACCACTTAAAAACTCGTAGGTTTTTTGAAGTCGCACTTTCACCCAGAGTTGAAAGGGAGCATCTGTGTGGGAGCATAATGCTACACCACCCATTATGCTGCTCCTGCACTTTCCGTGGCTGCAAGGTCAAAAAATCTTGAGAGTTTATGCAATATGGTAAAAAAGCAATGTGATTGTAGTTTTCAGAACTTGGGCATCCAGTGTGTGAAAAAGAAGGATGTGATTGAAGCCATTACCTGTCGGCTACAGACCAACAACAACCCCTTCAACAGTAAGTAGGGTAGGGGAAGCGTAACTGTTGTAGTGTTGGCGGGGTATGACAGAGCAGTGGTGCCAGACTGTGTACCACACCCTCTTGTGTCTTGGTTACAGTTCCCGAGGCCAAGGTGTGGGAGGAGGAATTTGACCTGAATTCGGTGCGGCTCTGCTTTCAGGCGTCCGTCACGCTGCCCACGGGAGAGCTCCTCTCCCTTGAGCCTGTAGTGTCGCAGCCAATCTTCGACAACAGTGAGTGGACACAATTTACACACTCGCAACTTATGAGCATATTGTGCTTCTTTTCAATCTTGCAGTGGTCTGGCTTAATGTCTTATTTGTTCACCAGGGGCCCCAAACACTGCCGAGCTGAAGATCTGTAGAGTCAACCGCAACTCTGGGAGCTGCAAAGGCGGTGATGAGATCTTCTTGCTGTGCGACAAAGTGCAAAAAGGTGCAATGCActgtatattatactgtattgttctatagattacattttttttaactttctagCAGTTTCTTATTTACTTAGCATGCTTCTGGAAATTAGCTTAGCATGTGTAGGccaaagacaaaaaacatgctaTTGTTGCAGTATATTTATGGattagtttatttcaaacaagaATACAAGGTTACGTTGAAGTACATCGCATCCTTACAGTTTCACAGTTCAACATGTAAGAAAAagagtaagaagaagcagagcttatttcatCTTACCCTTTTGTGCGTGTCACAGCAATTAGTGATTTGTTCACTTCATGTGTTCAATAtggtactttttgaaaatgttttgaaatagtAAAAGTAACGTTTAAAGATGTGTAATAGCAGAGTTTAAACAGTTTGTAGATAACTTTTACAGtaatataaattaataactGAGTAAGAGTTAACAGAAACATTGCTCGGTAAAGTACAGaatgtgtaataatattttatttacccATTATCATAGTACTATAGTACTCAATGTATTTACTGACAGGACTTCAGGTAGCACGTAGCGGGGCTCCAAGTGATAGAGCTGTTGGTTGAACTTGTTGTCTTCCACTGCTgtgaaaggctggtcatctagtccgattaattcaatttttttggtttatttgcttagccttctgacagTCACGCACATACAGTAGAGTGTTGACTAtgttagctgctgtttgactgacTGACTTTCTGCACAGTGAGCTTTGAAAATTCACCATACTTCGTCAAGTGTTTGTGCTTtaaatgctgtattaaattaaagcaatTTAACATGCTACACTGGCGAGATATTTTTAATGGcttgtgttgcaggatgcagactttacatcactctcacaaatggcagaTAAGTTCCATATGGAAGACATACTTGTTTGGGTTTGCGACgcacgcctgcacagtgtgaTGGAAAGGGGAAGggggacactacactgcacacagggtTCTCTGCAGGCTGCAAGAGTACGAACCACAGGTCAAAGGATCATTTTTTGTGAtaggcattgaaaggcattgattggcatatgccaatcacgtgTTTTTCCACGGAAATCAGACGATGCTGATTGGTAACCGATCTATTAGAACATCACTAGTATTAACGCACTTCTGTTTGGATggtggacaaaagtattttttaactttattcctaaCATAACACATCAACAGTGCTCAATTCCACCACCCAAATATGTatgtccaactcacaaacacgtctctctgtctgtcctcggaacaacacttcctcattctccaccaCATTGGCGGGAGGCGCATTCACAGACACTTTGAACTCCGAACCGCTACACCACTGGATGCCTATGCATACCAACTACAAAAGTTAATTCAAGCAAGCTCCTATTTTCCACGCACACAAAAGGAGCTGTGGCTAACAGCCCAATTTAattgtgtattaaaaaaaagtgataaaagTGTGGTGTCGcttagttaattttttttttttttttttaattacagtttGAAAATTACAATACTGTTGTTaatagtgttccctcatttatcgcggggtatagtttcccaaaatagcccgcaataaatgaaatctgtgaaatagccaacttaatttttttacaattattatgtatgttttaaggccgtaaaacccctcaccgtacactttacacacttttctcagacaggcatgaacattttctcacatttcccttttgtttaaacactcttaaagtttaaatttcatttgaattttaatgatcaacctactaggctggacacaagaaattattaagtgacttgcacgtatttcactcccctgaccgtgcctctttgtcctggcACCGTTTGGTTGTAGCGTTTCTGtatcattgttaaaaaaatattgctcctgttgtcgtattttactcctcctcgtcgtcctccatgaaccgaagactCAACAGTATTCCATAATGTCACCCTACAGCCACGTAACTTTTGCCTTCCTTCAGTATGTCCAGacgtccaactttttgtgtgatggctggcttcctctgcctttcgGATGCAGAATGTTTCATCAACATttgtgggttttgttggggagaaaacttgcaaccataCAGCCTTGAGTTACACacagcttcttctgtttcttctattgtttacagtattggcaatTAGCAGgtagctcacacggttagctagtttgctagccatgaccacaacaagacgGCATGAAGGACACTGATTAGTTGGCAATGatttacagccaatcaggatgcagaagacaatgggcagtgcagacagaagaaagagaatagagagacactTCCGCCTCATGCTGAAGCACAGAattacaacactcaacttcccacaatgtaaTTCCAACTGAAAGGGCCAGGCTAGGCCTTTAACAGCGTCCATaggctgtaaaaaaacaaacagccctAAAAACGCACAGGAAAAAAATCCACGAAACGAGTCTGCAAAAGGtcaaccgcgatggagcgagggaacactgtacttgcAAATCTAGCCTATAgcctatccattcatccatccattttctataccgcttcatcctcattagggttgcaggggcatgttggagcctatcccagctgacttcgggcgacaggcggggtacaccctggactataGCCTAGTTCAGAGGAATTGCAGAGACATGCAAAAGGTTTTAGCTTAATTgaaattttcatttcatttggagctgttatacagtatgttgaatatacaggtatatgatcgtgtcctgtcatttatctttgttTGTAAAATCCTTTATTCTGACATAGTTAGAAATGGTGGTTAATTAGGATTAATTTGTGATTGATTCGTAAACGGATTAATCTCgtgaatattttaaatatttgacaGCCCGACGTCTATGTTGAtggtaccgtaaagcaccgtgtataaactgcacttttttccattggtaagaagcaaaaaatcggggtgcggtttatacacgatgacaggtctgtgaccagatgcagaaattgacgagaagcccattctagaatagccgtctgtgggtcagagagttgctttgactttagcgccctctgctgtacagttgctgaaaatgctagcatatgcaactaacttatctgacggctgtctgtattttcacacagtgaaaccttctctatatacactgaagctaaccttagcttccaatgtaaaatacaatacaacgttggagtttattcaaattcacactgaagcaatgcaataaaataataatagagaaaaagagaagcagtgaaagatatcaaaacatctctgaaaattgcaaatttctttattttgatttattattattattattattattattattattaatctgtgcttagccataatattaaagatctagatgcagAAGTTCAgttttctcctttattcttctttttgaaattgcttagtaccttttatgcatgttgatttgagatgaaagagttggcaagcatttatgaacaaaaaaaaaaaatttccccgccgtgagccgGTTTATACACACTGCATTACGGTAATTGTAATGGTAATGACAATGTCTTCCTGCTGTCACAGAGGACATCGAGGTGCGCTTCTTTCAGGACAGCTGGGAGGGAAAGGGTACTTTCTCCCAGGCGGACGTCCACAGGCAGGTGGCCATCGTGTTCCGCACGCCACCGTACCGCCACACCAACCTCACTGAGCCCGTGCGGGTTAAAGTGCAGCTCCGTCGGCCTTCGGACCGTGAGGTCAGCGAGCCTATGGATTTCCAGTACCTGCCTGCTGACCGGGGTGCGAGTCCTATGCCTTTCGTCCTGCAAATTTGTTGTCTGGAGAATCACGATGTGCTAATTAAGCATCTTATGTTTCTCCTACAGATGAATACagtctgagtgaaaaaaggaaaCGCACTGCTGATATGTTCCAGAATATTAAACTGGGACCTGTGCTGTCCACAGGTACACTTTTCACACAGCACTtgaatattgtcattgtagtagaataataatacaagtaagtataatgataataaaagtatgtacgACTGCTGGGGTTTCAGTGTCCATTCCAACAGATAGACGACACATTAGTCCAGCCAGGAGGACGATGCCAACAAAACCTTCATCCATGGTGCAAGCTTGTGAGTGTTGCACGTTATACTTTGCACGTTATTGTCACTGAGCAAATAGGATTCATATGCAATTTCACAGTAGTTTTGAACATTTCCTGCATCTTGTGGCAAAAATTGCATACACTAGATCCCTGCTATTTTCGGGAAGCCATATCCTGGGATGTttttctatatactgtacatcacttGTGGAGTGACATTAAAGCTGTATAGGGCCCAGTTTTGGAAGTTTAAAGTGTTGGTGACATGCGTTAGAATGGTTTAAAGCAAGTTataccataaaaatgacaaaaaatagtaAAAGTGATTGTTTCTGTTCTAGAGATGAATTTTAATGTTTTGCTGATTGTTGCTTTCTGCCCGCCACAGTGCCCCCTTGTGCCAGTGTAGCCAAACAGCAGCCCTCCCTTTCGTACATGCAGCAAAGCCAGATGTTCTCAGGCCAGCCCAAAGTCGAGGCCTCCTCTTCTTCCATCTCAGCCACCAGCCAAACGTGGAAGATCATGGAGAGCTTGAATCTTGGCCCACAGCCCAAAGTCACTCCAGTGGTGACTGTCAGCATGAGCCAAGCAACTGcttcgtcgtcctcctcctgccaGGACTACTCCACCGTCAACCTGTCAGACCTTCAGGAGTTCTTCCCCAACATCTCCTCAGCCATCACCCAGGAGCCGGCGGCATTTCAGGGTACCGCAGCCTCTTCACAGTCGGCCAGCTCCTTCTCCTTCCAGGGCTCCCAGTTCCCGGCGGACGCGTCTCTCACTGAGGACGCGTTCCCTGACTTTTCAGAAGACCAGGCTCCAGGAACGCTAGACAGCCTAGACATGGATGACTTTGTGGACCTTCTGAAACCGGCGCACGAAAGCGGCAATGGCACCGCCTGTCACCAAACGGCGGTGGTATCCCAGAACACTCCAGACCTGGCTGGCAATCCGGGAAGCACCTGGATGAATTATCCCAACAGCATCGTCACCCTGCTGCAAAACGAGAGCATGATGGATGTCTtatccaacaacaacaacagcagcagcagaagccaGCAAAGGCCTGCTGTGCTGGACGACTATGACGAGCTGATTTCGGTGGACGAGGATCATCTAATTTCCATTTTAGCCAGTGGAAGCCAAGCTGGGTTTGTGTCAGGACACCCCACCTAAAATAACCAACCACACCACTTGTGTGTTTGTAGCCTTTTAGAAAGCAAGGAAGACATGAAGGGAACACCAGCAGAAATAATGTACTGTTGATTATCAGggagcaaaaacacaaacaaggcCTTGttatttaagcattttaaatGACAGGTCACTATTAATACACAAAGACAGATGGAATAtttccatcagtacacttcaataagtgtaCTGTGTAGACTGTGTGCTTAGTTCCTGATTActgcaattttgacaatttAGTGTTGTCCCAAATTGATTTCTGTCATCATGCACTTATCAGAAATGACAATCGCAATATTTACCTGCTACTACTTCTCTCCTTTTTCAATgctgaattgcaaccacttaaATTAGTCCCACCCCGTCCACTACATTGCCAAGACAGCCACTATTGAGGATGGTAAGTGACCAGCATTGCACACCCGCTATTTTGGCTGTGTTAAGTGCAGCATCTGGGTACTGACAGTGCTATATTTTCTGTCAGGTTTATGCTTCAGTGCCTGCGTACAGTACGCAAACTCGCTCCTCTCCCTGCAAATCTTCTTGCATGGTCTGACGCCGTCTTTGATCGGTCAttttttagtacatttttttgtgcagaGGCGTACAACCCACCTTCTCCCCTGGTTTTggtatcaacatttgcaataaaagtgagtcTTTAACATTCATTAgcaacaaaggaagctaacaagccagCTAATCGAGTACTGGAAGCTGAGTTGACTCACCAGAAGACAACACCCTTAGCATGTCAGCGAAACTGCACAGCATATGTTCAACCCCGACAAAGAATGTCGACAGATGAAGACAGCGGCATGGTGAtgcagaagcataaaccagtAAACCTAACTATACAGCCGTTTTATCAAATACTCCGcgcattgctttttttttttttttacaaaaatgaaggtctactttgtaaataatgtCACAAAGAAAGACATTTACTGATTTTTATCACTTATTTTACACCAAAAATGGCAGCAATGCCACAAATCCAGACCTGTAGGTCAGGGGTGCCCAAGTGCAACCCAATGGCTTATGGTACATTGTTAAAAcacaaatgaggaaaaacagcaaaaacgtaCATTCAAGTAactaatattaaatattattaaataatattgtcacctataacacaaactgagatgcaggctgttttttctataaatataacactggattggtttagcctgttttcaaaaaatgtttattatcaAAATGGCATTTCAGTATTCCCAGGGCAGTTAATCAAttacaactggactgttcattTTAAAAGTTGTTTTGGCTTCATCCCagaaggcttcatcagttcatgcttaaAGGACAGCAAAAGAGTAAGTACTTTAGATCCCGCACAAACACCTCAAGACTACAGTTATCCTATCtaatctttgagcatgaactgatgcaGGGTTTTCACAAGTCAAATTTAAGACGTGTCCTGGCAGATCTTGTCCAGGGTGTGGCGGGCCCAAGATCCATGTCACACGGCATCACGGTTCGGGTGCTAGAAAACTTGCATTTACTCATTTTATACAAGTAATTCGGCTGGGCTGTGGGATTTTGCAGCACACGTACAGCACACTAGCAGGTTGTGCTGACTCAGTTCTGACCAGGCTGCAGAAGTGACTCTAGTTCCATTTTTACTTGCAttatagtgttaaaaaaaattataacgcAAAAAAACTGAATGACCAAAGTTTatggatttgtttttaaataaaagtagcGTCAACAAATTTAAGAGccttaaaatatttattttttttataatatatagTTTTATGAGATTAAGAGAATTTTACACATTCAGCCTTTTTTAAGACCCAGAGGAGATCTtgtgatgaagcctgctcataTGACATGCCTAACGTCTTacgacaacctgaacagtccagttgcgagaTCAATTCAATGCCTTGAGAAAATTactttaaatgaatgaaaatactcaGGCTTTTCAGTATTTGGCCCTATGTGAAAAATGTCAGCTCTTATGctcaatatgtaaatatatgtatatgtatatgtatatgtaatgtGTAATAAAAGACGCATAGAGATGTCTTGTAGTGATGTGATTGTGTGTTCTGGAAGTCAGAAGATGTTCTTAAAAGGTTCACTTTTATTTGCAACTAGTAGCTGTGGTCCATGAAAAAGGCCAAgtattaaaatgagacaaatgTAATTGCTTGGCAGGGTGTCACTGCCCTTCAAAAATGTGCAAGGCCCACTTTGACAACAAGGTAAGCAAGTAAAGATACAAATTAACTTTGTGCAGGAAGAACTGGATCCACAATGCAAAGCGGCCTAAGTGACCTCCATATTGGTAATTTTGTTGACGATGTGAGAGCGCCTGGGAACACACTCCAGGTTGAATCTGCTCTCGTAGATGGTGGGACAGATCTTCCAGCGGTTGTTCCGGTATATCCCCAGGTAAGTGTATGCGTCCGGCTTGTAGACCAGAGGGCACTTGACCCCTGAGGCTCGGATGTTTGTATCCAAC contains:
- the rela gene encoding LOW QUALITY PROTEIN: transcription factor p65 (The sequence of the model RefSeq protein was modified relative to this genomic sequence to represent the inferred CDS: deleted 1 base in 1 codon), which gives rise to MTGVYGWGLNPLNPVQTASPFIEIIEQPKQRGMRFRYKCEGRSAGSIPGEKSNDTTKTHPAIKVHNYSGPLRIRISLVTKNTPYKPHPHELVGKDCKHGYYEADLQERRIHSFQNLGIQCVKKKDVIEAITCRLQTNNNPFNIPEAKVWEEEFDLNSVRLCFQASVTLPTGELLSLEPVVSQPIFDNRAPNTAELKICRVNRNSGSCKGGDEIFLLCDKVQKEDIEVRFFQDSWEGKGTFSQADVHRQVAIVFRTPPYRHTNLTEPVRVKVQLRRPSDREVSEPMDFQYLPADRDEYSLSEKRKRTADMFQNIKLGPVLSTDRRHISPARRTMPTKPSSMVQALPPCASVAKQQPSLSYMQQSQMFSGQPKVEASSSSISATSQTWKIMESLNLGPQPKVTPVVTVSMSQATASSSSSCQDYSTVNLSDLQEFFPNISSAITQEPAAFQGTAASSQSASSFSFQGSQFPADASLTEDAFPDFSEDQAPGTLDSLDMDDFVDLLKPAHESGNGTACHQTAVVSQNTPDLAGNPGSTWMNYPNSIVTLLQNESMMDVLSNNNNSSSRSQQRPAVLDDYDELISVDEDHLISILAVEAKLGLCQDTPPKITNHTTCVFVAF